In Devosia chinhatensis, the following are encoded in one genomic region:
- a CDS encoding DUF2231 domain-containing protein gives MSETARQSEEVEIALEEGQEVSADHPNPHIREVAKQDIGSAIAVAGHPIHAMLVHFPIAFVIATLGVDIFYWFTADDFWIQVGTWSAGAAFAFGVLAAIVGTLELLAVPGIRVRVASWNHAIAAMVMLAIVGANAGLRLYWPEAVLPGGLMLSTLASMAAAFAGWHGGKLIFDHGVGLLISSKQ, from the coding sequence ATGAGCGAAACTGCGCGACAGAGCGAAGAAGTCGAGATTGCGCTCGAAGAAGGCCAGGAAGTCAGCGCCGATCACCCCAATCCTCATATTCGGGAGGTCGCCAAACAGGATATCGGATCGGCGATCGCCGTGGCCGGGCATCCCATTCATGCCATGCTCGTGCATTTTCCGATCGCCTTCGTGATTGCCACGCTGGGCGTGGATATTTTCTACTGGTTCACCGCGGACGACTTCTGGATCCAGGTCGGAACCTGGTCGGCCGGTGCGGCCTTCGCCTTCGGCGTGCTGGCGGCAATTGTCGGCACGCTCGAATTGCTGGCCGTTCCAGGCATTCGCGTGCGCGTCGCCAGCTGGAACCATGCCATCGCGGCCATGGTGATGCTGGCCATTGTCGGTGCCAATGCGGGATTGCGCCTCTATTGGCCCGAAGCGGTGCTGCCCGGCGGATTGATGTTGTCGACGCTGGCCAGCATGGCGGCCGCCTTTGCCGGATGGCACGGAGGCAAGCTGATTTTCGATCATGGTGTCGGCCTCCTCATTTCATCCAAGCAATGA
- the coxB gene encoding cytochrome c oxidase subunit II — MSPVLKTLCLGATPFVLAGCSGELSTLDPAGPRAANLALLWWVMFWGSVVLFALVMILFFLAYFRSALLARFTPAHWIIGGGLILPIPVLVLLTGTALVLGEQLLPHGQAPLRIGVEASRWEWRFTYPNGVNSAEEVVHIPAGQPVDFEISAADVIHSFWVPRLGGKIDAVPGHVNVIRLEADEPGTYWGQCAEYCGEGHDTMFFRVEAHPPEVFAAMMEDNAGE; from the coding sequence ATGTCCCCCGTTCTCAAGACGCTGTGCCTGGGTGCAACGCCGTTTGTGCTCGCCGGTTGCAGCGGCGAGCTGTCCACACTCGACCCCGCCGGTCCGCGCGCCGCCAATCTGGCCCTGCTCTGGTGGGTGATGTTCTGGGGCTCGGTCGTGCTGTTCGCTCTGGTCATGATCCTCTTCTTCCTCGCCTATTTCCGCAGCGCGCTCCTCGCGCGCTTTACCCCGGCGCATTGGATCATCGGCGGCGGGCTCATCCTGCCCATTCCCGTCCTGGTCCTGCTGACCGGCACGGCCCTCGTCCTGGGCGAGCAATTGCTGCCCCATGGGCAGGCGCCGCTGCGTATCGGCGTCGAGGCATCCCGCTGGGAATGGCGTTTCACCTATCCCAATGGCGTCAACAGTGCCGAGGAAGTCGTGCATATCCCGGCCGGTCAGCCGGTCGACTTCGAGATCAGCGCGGCCGACGTCATCCATTCGTTCTGGGTGCCGCGGCTGGGGGGAAAGATCGATGCTGTTCCCGGCCATGTCAATGTCATCCGCCTCGAGGCCGACGAGCCGGGCACCTATTGGGGCCAATGTGCCGAATATTGCGGAGAGGGCCACGATACCATGTTCTTCAGGGTCGAAGCGCACCCGCCCGAAGTCTTTGCGGCCATGATGGAGGACAATGCCGGTGAGTAA
- a CDS encoding SMP-30/gluconolactonase/LRE family protein, with translation MAARYDIIDPRFADKIDPQAELRELYSDCLWAEGPVWFADHDCLYFSDIPNQRVLRYLPADGSVTPFLAPSNFANGHTRDRQGRLISCEHGTRRVTRREWDGRFTVLADSFEGKRLNSPNDVVVRSDGSIWFTDPTYGILSDYEGYKADPEQSARGVYRIDGDTGAITRVIDDFAQPNGLAFSADENRLFVADSGASHDPEVPRHIRVFDISADGQARNGREFCTIDVGIPDGFRVDEDGWLWSSSGDGVQVFDPDGRLCGRVLLPQTSANLTFGGPRRDCLYITATKSVYALAVRARGL, from the coding sequence ATGGCTGCACGTTACGACATCATCGACCCGCGCTTCGCCGACAAGATCGACCCGCAGGCCGAGCTCAGGGAACTTTATTCCGACTGCCTTTGGGCCGAAGGTCCGGTCTGGTTCGCGGATCATGATTGTCTTTATTTCTCCGACATTCCGAACCAGCGCGTGCTGCGTTACCTGCCCGCGGATGGCTCGGTCACCCCGTTTCTGGCCCCATCCAATTTCGCCAATGGCCACACCCGCGATCGGCAGGGCCGGCTGATCTCGTGCGAGCATGGCACGCGCCGGGTCACGCGGCGCGAATGGGATGGACGCTTCACGGTTCTGGCCGACAGCTTCGAAGGCAAGCGTCTCAATTCGCCCAATGACGTGGTGGTACGTTCAGACGGGTCGATCTGGTTCACCGATCCCACCTACGGCATCCTCTCCGATTACGAAGGCTATAAGGCCGATCCCGAGCAATCGGCGCGCGGCGTCTACCGTATCGATGGCGACACCGGCGCAATCACCCGGGTGATCGACGATTTTGCCCAGCCCAATGGCCTTGCCTTCTCGGCTGATGAGAACCGGCTCTTCGTCGCCGATTCCGGCGCCAGCCACGATCCCGAGGTGCCGCGCCATATTCGCGTCTTCGACATTTCCGCCGATGGACAGGCCCGCAACGGACGTGAATTCTGCACCATCGATGTCGGCATCCCCGATGGCTTCCGCGTCGATGAAGACGGCTGGCTCTGGTCGTCCTCGGGCGACGGGGTCCAAGTGTTCGATCCAGACGGCAGATTATGTGGCCGCGTGCTTCTGCCGCAAACCTCGGCCAACCTGACCTTCGGGGGTCCAAGGCGCGATTGCCTCTACATCACGGCCACGAAGTCTGTCTATGCGCTTGCTGTCCGCGCACGCGGTCTCTGA
- a CDS encoding SDR family NAD(P)-dependent oxidoreductase, with protein MTDYAHYPSLENRPVVISGGASGIGASLVCHFAAQGAKVGFVDIAQEAGETLVRTLSAEGHTVRFTPCDITDIAAYQAAIAGFAAAHGDALVLVNNAAHDARHHWSDVTPDDWDARMAVNLKHAFFATQAVAPGMKKAGGGAVINFGSISWMIMTPALPVYETAKAAVHGLTRSMARELGRDNIRVNSLVPGAVLTQRQLDLWVKPEDLKGIEANQALSGHLTPGDCARMALFLASDDSRMISGQHFLVDAGWANG; from the coding sequence GTGACCGATTATGCGCATTATCCGAGCCTTGAGAACCGCCCGGTCGTCATTTCCGGCGGCGCCTCTGGCATTGGTGCGTCTCTCGTCTGCCATTTCGCTGCCCAAGGCGCCAAGGTGGGCTTTGTCGATATTGCGCAGGAGGCGGGGGAGACATTGGTGCGCACGCTGAGCGCAGAAGGACACACAGTCCGCTTCACGCCGTGCGACATCACCGATATTGCCGCCTATCAGGCCGCGATCGCCGGTTTCGCCGCGGCCCATGGCGATGCGCTGGTGCTGGTGAACAATGCGGCCCATGATGCGCGGCACCATTGGTCGGACGTGACGCCGGACGATTGGGACGCGCGGATGGCGGTCAATCTCAAGCATGCCTTCTTCGCGACCCAGGCGGTGGCGCCGGGCATGAAGAAGGCCGGGGGCGGCGCGGTCATCAATTTCGGCTCCATCAGCTGGATGATCATGACGCCGGCGCTGCCGGTCTATGAAACCGCCAAGGCGGCCGTGCACGGCCTGACCCGGTCCATGGCCCGCGAGCTGGGCCGCGACAATATCCGGGTCAACTCACTGGTGCCGGGCGCCGTGCTGACCCAGCGCCAGCTCGATCTCTGGGTCAAGCCAGAGGACCTCAAGGGCATCGAAGCCAACCAGGCTCTCTCCGGTCATCTCACGCCCGGCGATTGTGCACGCATGGCCCTGTTCCTGGCCTCGGATGACAGCCGGATGATTTCGGGGCAGCATTTTCTGGTCGATGCCGGCTGGGCCAATGGCTAG
- a CDS encoding PRC-barrel domain-containing protein gives MAYDDARVATADLKETHDLIASDKVEGTKVYDNSGEHIGSIERLLVEKRGGKVSYAVLSFGGFFGIGDDHYPLPWSKLNYDESLGGYRVDINKEQLEGAPKYERNDDDFFTAENGRRVYDYYGVTPYWI, from the coding sequence ATGGCTTATGACGACGCCCGCGTGGCGACCGCCGATCTTAAGGAAACCCACGATCTGATCGCATCGGACAAGGTCGAAGGCACCAAGGTCTACGATAATTCGGGCGAACATATCGGTTCGATCGAACGTCTTCTGGTCGAGAAGCGCGGCGGCAAGGTTTCCTATGCCGTTCTCAGCTTCGGTGGCTTTTTCGGGATCGGTGACGATCACTACCCGCTGCCCTGGTCAAAGCTCAATTACGACGAGAGCCTGGGCGGATATCGGGTCGACATCAACAAGGAACAACTCGAAGGCGCGCCCAAATATGAGCGCAACGACGATGATTTCTTTACCGCCGAAAATGGTCGTCGGGTGTACGACTATTATGGCGTAACCCCTTACTGGATCTGA
- the ctaD gene encoding cytochrome c oxidase subunit I, with translation MPVSKAISAVRLHKQLERIWMTPAGIGRLSSVNHTVLGKRFMLVALVFFAIGGFLSMLIRAQLATPNSAFIGPEFYNQIFTMHGTVMMFLFAIPMLEGFAIYLLPKMLGARDMAFPRLTAYGFWCYLFGGTILIVAMLVGAAPDGGWFMYTPLASKPYTPGINADVWLLGITFVEISAVTAAIEIFVSILKMRAPGMSLTRMPLLGWYMLVTTGMMIVGFPPLILGSILLELERAFDLPFFDPTRGGDPLLWQHLFWLFGHPEVYIIFLPAAGALSTIIPVFAQRQILGYRAIIAAIVAMGFLSFGLWVHHMFTVGIPHLALAFFSAASALVAIPTAVQIFAWLGTLASGKPKWDVPMLYVFGFFFVFVIGGLTGVMLAMVPFNTQAHDSYFVVAHLHYVLVGGFVFPMLAGIYHWLPHISGRQSLYKLSIPAFWLIFIGFNLTFFLMHLTGLMGMPRRISTYPSNWGWDWLNLLSSVGGFILTMGFTLVLADMILQFRFGRRFRRDPWKAQTLEWATPTPPPSYNFAAIPRIAERADWLEPARIGPVLAGGDGYLGFARNDDQETMGVDMATGAPEHVIILPRRTYLPLYTAMATASFFLAMLFGQYWLAPFGAVLTLVMFLLWPRDLGQKRDMGPVDIGRGEQAVLDVECATNVSILANRAALVMNATLFSSLLFGGLFLLVVASNWEGLRPLELQPLPAMLALAGAASGWALTHIARTRNARGDSGQTMLALATLAQVIASASLVWLMASVPGPAEHARQAVIFVTLAYAALHCGLAALLAGHGVWRIVQGYVSARRQTEMVLAWMWNGYGLAVTLMALGLSLLLALAGGVA, from the coding sequence ATGCCGGTGAGTAAGGCCATATCCGCTGTCCGCCTGCACAAGCAGCTCGAGCGCATCTGGATGACGCCTGCGGGCATCGGCCGGCTGTCGAGCGTCAATCATACGGTCCTCGGCAAGCGCTTCATGCTGGTCGCGCTGGTCTTTTTTGCCATCGGCGGCTTCCTCTCGATGCTGATCCGGGCGCAATTGGCCACGCCCAACAGTGCCTTTATCGGCCCCGAATTCTACAATCAGATCTTCACCATGCATGGCACGGTGATGATGTTCCTGTTCGCCATTCCCATGCTGGAAGGCTTTGCCATCTACCTTTTGCCCAAGATGCTTGGCGCGCGGGACATGGCCTTTCCGCGCCTCACCGCCTATGGCTTCTGGTGCTACCTGTTCGGGGGCACGATCCTCATCGTCGCCATGCTGGTGGGGGCCGCACCCGATGGCGGCTGGTTCATGTATACCCCGCTCGCCTCCAAGCCCTATACGCCCGGCATCAATGCCGATGTCTGGCTTTTAGGCATTACCTTCGTCGAAATCTCGGCCGTCACGGCCGCCATCGAAATCTTCGTCTCGATCCTCAAGATGCGGGCGCCGGGCATGTCGTTGACCCGCATGCCCCTGCTCGGCTGGTACATGCTGGTCACCACCGGCATGATGATCGTTGGCTTTCCGCCGCTGATCCTGGGATCGATCCTGCTCGAACTCGAGCGCGCCTTCGATCTGCCCTTCTTCGATCCCACGCGCGGGGGCGATCCCCTGCTCTGGCAGCACCTGTTCTGGCTCTTCGGTCACCCGGAAGTCTATATCATCTTCCTACCCGCCGCCGGGGCGCTCTCCACCATCATTCCGGTCTTCGCGCAGCGCCAGATCCTGGGCTATCGCGCCATCATCGCGGCCATCGTCGCGATGGGCTTCCTCAGCTTCGGCCTCTGGGTGCACCACATGTTCACCGTGGGCATTCCTCATCTGGCGCTGGCCTTTTTCTCCGCCGCCAGTGCGCTTGTGGCCATCCCGACCGCCGTGCAGATTTTCGCCTGGCTGGGCACCCTGGCCTCGGGCAAGCCGAAATGGGACGTTCCCATGCTCTACGTGTTCGGCTTTTTCTTCGTTTTCGTCATCGGCGGACTTACCGGCGTCATGCTCGCTATGGTGCCCTTCAACACGCAGGCCCATGACAGCTATTTCGTGGTCGCCCACCTCCATTACGTGCTCGTGGGGGGCTTCGTCTTTCCCATGCTGGCCGGGATTTATCACTGGCTCCCCCACATTTCCGGACGGCAGAGCCTCTACAAGCTCTCCATTCCGGCTTTCTGGCTGATCTTTATCGGCTTCAATCTCACGTTTTTCCTGATGCACCTCACCGGGCTCATGGGCATGCCGCGGCGCATCTCGACCTATCCGTCGAACTGGGGCTGGGACTGGCTGAACCTGCTCTCTTCGGTGGGCGGCTTCATCCTCACCATGGGCTTTACCCTGGTGCTGGCCGACATGATCCTGCAATTTCGCTTCGGCCGCCGCTTCCGCCGCGATCCCTGGAAAGCCCAGACGTTGGAATGGGCCACGCCGACACCGCCGCCAAGCTACAATTTCGCTGCCATTCCGCGTATCGCGGAACGCGCCGACTGGCTCGAACCGGCGCGGATCGGTCCGGTTTTGGCCGGCGGCGACGGTTATCTCGGGTTTGCCCGCAATGATGACCAGGAGACAATGGGCGTCGACATGGCGACCGGCGCGCCCGAGCACGTCATCATCCTGCCCCGCAGGACCTATCTGCCGCTTTATACGGCAATGGCCACTGCCAGCTTCTTCCTGGCCATGCTGTTCGGCCAATATTGGCTGGCCCCCTTCGGCGCGGTACTGACGCTCGTGATGTTCCTCCTCTGGCCGCGCGATCTGGGCCAGAAGCGGGATATGGGGCCGGTCGATATCGGTCGGGGCGAGCAGGCAGTGCTCGACGTCGAATGCGCCACCAATGTCAGCATTCTGGCCAACCGCGCAGCGCTCGTCATGAACGCGACGCTGTTCTCCTCGCTGTTGTTCGGCGGCCTTTTCCTTCTCGTCGTCGCTTCCAATTGGGAGGGCCTGCGCCCGCTCGAACTGCAGCCTCTGCCCGCAATGTTGGCTCTTGCTGGCGCGGCCTCGGGCTGGGCACTCACGCACATCGCCCGTACGCGGAACGCTCGTGGCGATAGCGGCCAGACCATGCTTGCCCTTGCCACCCTCGCCCAGGTCATCGCCAGCGCCTCGCTTGTCTGGCTGATGGCCAGCGTGCCCGGCCCGGCAGAGCATGCCAGGCAGGCCGTGATCTTCGTCACGCTCGCCTATGCTGCCCTTCATTGCGGATTGGCTGCGCTGCTGGCGGGCCATGGCGTCTGGCGCATCGTTCAGGGCTATGTCTCCGCGCGCCGCCAGACCGAGATGGTGCTGGCCTGGATGTGGAATGGCTATGGTCTTGCCGTCACGCTCATGGCGCTCGGCTTGAGCCTGTTGCTGGCGCTTGCGGGAGGGGTGGCATGA
- a CDS encoding OmpA family protein, protein MKSKVLVALAATLALSACTTTNPYTGQGQLSNTAGGTLLGVGGGAVAGAIVGAAVGGDPRVGALIGAGVGGLTGAAIGNYMDQQEAELRAQLQGTGVSVTRVGDQIILNMPSNITFATDQSTVQPQFNQTLVSVALVLKKFDKTIVDVYGHTDSTGSNEHNLALSQRRAVAVATNLANQGIDQRRFYIEGKGSSSPIASNANEAGRAQNRRVEIQLSPIRG, encoded by the coding sequence ATGAAGTCTAAGGTTCTCGTCGCGCTTGCCGCGACCCTGGCGCTGAGCGCCTGCACCACCACCAATCCCTATACCGGCCAGGGCCAGCTCTCCAACACCGCCGGCGGCACGCTGCTGGGCGTGGGCGGCGGCGCCGTGGCGGGCGCCATTGTCGGCGCGGCCGTGGGCGGCGATCCGCGTGTTGGCGCCCTGATCGGCGCGGGTGTCGGCGGCCTGACCGGTGCCGCCATCGGCAATTACATGGACCAGCAGGAAGCCGAGCTGCGCGCCCAGCTGCAGGGCACCGGCGTCTCGGTGACGCGCGTGGGCGACCAGATCATCCTCAACATGCCGTCCAACATCACCTTTGCCACCGACCAGTCGACGGTGCAGCCGCAGTTCAACCAGACCCTGGTTTCGGTCGCGCTGGTGCTCAAGAAGTTCGACAAGACCATCGTCGATGTCTACGGCCACACCGATTCCACCGGCTCGAACGAGCACAACCTGGCGCTCAGCCAGCGTCGTGCGGTTGCCGTGGCGACCAACCTCGCCAATCAGGGCATCGATCAGCGCCGGTTCTATATCGAGGGCAAGGGCTCTTCGAGCCCGATCGCGTCCAACGCCAACGAGGCCGGCCGGGCCCAGAACCGACGCGTGGAAATCCAGCTGTCGCCCATTCGCGGCTGA
- a CDS encoding CopD family protein, translating into MIVTWLKFIHVAGIALWSAGLIALPFLYMQRRGLEDDALHKLHGFTRFFYVSLMSPAAFVAIGSGTALIFLMATYETWFSAKLFAVSVMTGIHIFSGLMILRLFEPGRDYPAWRFMLVMPLTLLTVSSILILVLGKPEMAWPEPLADFFAPGRLGELAEPFIAWMK; encoded by the coding sequence AGCGCTGTGGAGCGCCGGGCTCATCGCCCTGCCGTTTCTATACATGCAGCGGCGGGGCCTTGAGGATGACGCCCTGCACAAGCTGCATGGCTTCACCCGCTTTTTCTACGTCTCGCTGATGTCGCCGGCAGCGTTCGTCGCCATCGGCTCGGGCACGGCGCTGATCTTTCTGATGGCGACCTACGAGACCTGGTTCTCGGCCAAGCTCTTTGCCGTCTCGGTGATGACCGGCATTCACATCTTCTCCGGCCTCATGATCCTGCGCCTCTTCGAGCCGGGGCGGGATTACCCGGCGTGGCGTTTCATGCTGGTCATGCCGCTCACCCTGCTCACGGTGTCGTCCATTCTCATCCTGGTTCTGGGCAAGCCGGAAATGGCCTGGCCGGAGCCGTTGGCCGACTTCTTCGCCCCCGGCCGGCTTGGCGAGCTGGCCGAACCGTTCATTGCTTGGATGAAATGA